A region from the Triticum urartu cultivar G1812 chromosome 1, Tu2.1, whole genome shotgun sequence genome encodes:
- the LOC125540974 gene encoding disease resistance protein Pik-2-like yields MDAVMRVIARVEQTLGAWHFSTVDQDRKLFRSGKASSTEVVTGAMSTLLPILGDLLKEEYNLQKSTRGEIKFLKAELESREAALIKISEAPLDQSPDIQVKLWARDVRDLSYEIEDGIDRFRVHLECRQQKKPHNFMGFIHRSMDMLTKGKIRHNIGIDIKDIKSRIKEVSERRERYKVDSVVPKPTSTSTDTLRQLALFKKVTELIGTEGRSLDIVRMLMEGDEMIKKQLKLVSIVGFGGLGKTTIANVVYEKLRGDFDCRAFASVSLNPDMKKLFTSLLHQLGKGKYNNIMDESAWSETQLISEIREFLRNKRYFIVIDDVWDKSAWRSIRCALTENGCGSRVIITTRILDVGKEVSDVYQLKPLSASDSRILFYQRIFGTGDKCPPVQLAEISESILRKCGGVPLAIITMASVLASKKEHQNTYTYWSKVYQYMGSGLENNPDLMDMRRILYISYYDLSPKLKACLLYLSLYPENYDIKTKELIWKWIGEGFVREEQGKSLYEVGEDYIAELINKSLVQPKYIDIANKPSSVHVHDMVLDLITSLSNEESFLATLGGHQTRSLPSKVRRLSLQTSNEEDVKQMPTMSSLIHVRSLTVFSKDLSLFSALSGFLVLRALDLSNCRGVGNHDMMEVCNLFHLRYLSLEGTSITEIPKEIGNLQLLQVLDIRSIRMEKLPSTFVQLRQLVFIDMAQWRDEDLQILGSMPSLRDISLFVEYCREVTHKRLVIDNGCPFRSLTSFIIHDDYIIDHDHRDHCYIMICYINIEIQGYVYINISATAPVNSVRIITSVHATPVGTAGGKKGETRKAPERDAVTALGDDPSVDDGSAEKTKEEQDFKFKS; encoded by the exons AAAGCTCTTTCGATCCGGCAAGGCGAGTAGTACGGAGGTCGTGACCGGGGCGATGAGCACCCTCCTGCCCATACTCGGCGACCTGCTCAAGGAGGAGTACAACCTGCAGAAAAGCACTAGGGGTGAGATCAAGTTCCTCAAAGCAGAGCTGGAGAGCAGGGAGGCTGCCCTCATCAAGATCTCAGAGGCACCCTTGGATCAGTCACCTGACATCCAGGTCAAGCTCTGGGCGAGGGATGTCAGGGACCTTTCCTATGAGATCGAAGATGGCATCGATAGATTCCGGGTGCACCTTGAGTGCCGGCAACAAAAGAAGCCACACAACTTTATgggcttcatccacagaagcatGGACATGCTGACAAAGGGCAAAATCCGACACAACATAGGCATCGATATCAAAGACATCAAGAGCCGCATCAAGGAGGTCAGTGAGCGGCGTGAAAGGTACAAGGTTGACAGTGTTGTGCCCAAGCCCACCAGCACAAGTACTGATACCCTTCGCCAGTTAGCTTTGTTCAAAAAGGTGACAGAGCTTATTGGCACCGAAGGGAGGAGCCTTGACATAGTCAGGATGCTAATGGAGGGAGACGAGATGATAAAGAAACAACTGAAGCTGGTCTCTATTGTTGGCTTTGGAGGCTTAGGGAAGACAACTATTGCTAATGTGGTGTATGAGAAGCTTCGTGGGGACTTCGATTGTCGAGCTTTTGCTTCCGTCTCTCTTAATCCTGACATGAAGAAACTTTTCACGAGTTTGCTCCATCAACTTGGCAAGGGAAAGTACAATAACATCATGGACGAGTCAGCGTGGAGCGAGACACAACTCATAAGTGAGATAAGAGAATTCCTCCGAAACAAGAG GTATTTCATTGTTATTGACGACGTATGGGATAAATCTGCATGGAGAAGTATTAGATGTGCTTTGACTGAGAATGGATGTGGTAGTAGAGTAATCATAACAACTCGCATTCTGGATGTTGGCAAAGAAGTTAGTGATGTTTATCAGCTTAAACCACTTTCTGCTAGTGACTCAAGAATATTATTCTACCAAAGAATATTTGGAACTGGAGACAAGTGTCCTCCTGTTCAGTTGGCTGAAATAAGTGAGAGCATTTTACGGAAATGTGGTGGGGTACCATTAGCTATCATTACAATGGCTAGTGTGTTGGCTAGTAAAAAGGAACATCAAAATACATACACGTATTGGTCAAAGGTGTACCAATATATGGGTTCTGGGCTAGAAAATAATCCTGACCTGATGGACATGAGAAGGATACTATACATCAGTTACTATGATCTATCTCCAAAACTTAAGGCTTGTTTACTGTATCTCAGTTTGTATCCAGAGAATTATGATATTAAAACCAAAGAGTTGATATGGAAGTGGATAGGTGAAGGATTTGTTCGTGAAGAGCAGGGGAAGAGCTTGTATGAAGTAGGAGAGGATTACATTGCTGAGCTCATTAACAAAAGCTTGGTCCAACCGAAATATATCGATATTGCTAATAAGCCGAGCTCTGTCCATGTACACGACATGGTGCTTGACCTTATCACTTCCTTGTCAAATGAGGAGAGCTTTCTCGCAACACTGGGTGGTCACCAGACCAGGTCGCTACCAAGTAAGGTACGTCGATTGTCTCTCCAAACCAGCAATGAAGAGGATGTGAAGCAAATGCCAACCATGAGTAGCCTGATCCATGTGAGATCACTTACTGTGTTCAGTAAAGACCTCAGTTTGTTTTCAGCACTTTCAGGTTTTCTTGTCCTACGTGCATTGGATTTAAGTAATTGTAGGGGAGTGGGTAATCATGATATGATGGAGGTTTGCAATTTATTTCATCTGAGGTATCTGAGTCTAGAAGGGACATCTATCACTGAGATCCCGAAAGAGATCGGCAACCTGCAGCTTCTGCAAGTGCTAGACATAAGGTCCATCAGAATGGAAAAATTGCCATCAACCTTTGTTCAGCTAAGACAACTGGTGTTTATTGACATGG CACAATGGAGAGACGAAGACCTCCAAATACTTGGGAGCATGCCGTCTCTGCGTGATATCTCTCTATTTGTAGAGTACTGTCGAGAAGTCACACATAAAAGGCTAGTCATTGACAATGGTTGTCCCTTCCGGTCTCTGACAAG CTTCATCATCCACGACGACTACATCATCGACCACGACCACCGCGACCACTGCTATATCATGATCTGCTACATCAACATTGAAATACAGGGTTATGTCTACATCAACATATCAGCAACAGCTCCAGTCAACAGCGTCCGCATCATCACCAGCGTCCACGCCACTCCCGTTGGGACCGCAGGAGGGAAGAAAGGAGAGACAAGGAAGGCACCAGAAAGGGACGCAGTCACCGCCCTAGGTGACGATCCATCAGTTGATGATGGCTCAGCAGAGAAGACGAAGGAAGAACAAGACTTCAAATTCAAGTCATAA
- the LOC125541490 gene encoding disease resistance protein RGA5-like — translation MEAAMIPLIKKLGGLLIDEYKLEKRVSKRVKSLITELEMMHAVLRKIGTKPPEQFDEQVLIWAGKVRDLSYHMEDAVDSFIVRVVEDGHDHGSTNMKNKVKKFLKKTTKLFTKGKALHQISGDIEEAQRLAKELGDLRQRYMIDVQAKGNGDAIDPRLKAVYKDVTELVGIDHLRDELIKKLCDCDERSKDQLRTMSIVGFGGLGKTTLAKAVYDKIKVQFDSVAFVSVSRNPDMAKIFKKVLYELDKSKYATINEAARDHEQLIDELRKFLHDKRYLIVIDDMWDEETWELIKCAFADNCLGSLVMITTRIGSISNACCSSADDIIYQMKPLTDDDSKRLFYKRIFPQGSKCPAELEPVSREILKKCGGVPLAIITIASMLASYGPDQQIKPKYHWDNILGSIGRGLAEGGSAKEMQRILSISYYDLPSHLKTCLLYLSVFPEDFEIRRDRLIWMWIAEGFVQGGKQETRLFELGESYFNELTNRNLIQPIHVDAAGRARGCRVHDMVLDLLCSLSSEQNFATILDGTQQSKPISHRKSHRLSFQNSMSEPTTNLVDAKSMPKVRSIVLFRTYIDLIQTISCFQVLRVLDLEGCELGRNHHHIDLSYIENLLHLRYLGLRNTFVRELPVEIGKLQFLETLDLAGNGSSVEPIPSSVVRLRRLIFLNPGNAELPVGIGSMTSLEELTGKLVDVKELGQLVELRVLHLIWNGKDESVCNSLVVSLGNLRKMQNLKIHNLSPASFDVSWDSWVPNPQLQYLWFKGWTTTLPRWVNSSSFPLLSSMHVSVDRVRPEVDIQILGKLPALCFLWLWVNKSQHTCVETFVIGANAFPCLRVCQFWHFLTGPSMFPRGAMPMLEFLQFEARASDIVRGDLDVGMGHLPSLRHVTVELWLEKDNSSVKCKEEADAVLRHAAHTHPNRPTLHIVEDHTYSYK, via the exons ATGGAGGCCGCCATGATCCCCTTGATCAAGAAGCTCGGCGGCCTACTAATTGATGAGTACAAGCTGGAGAAACGTGTGAGCAAACGCGTCAAGTCTCTGATCACAGAGTTGGAGATGATGCACGCCGTTCTACGCAAGATCGGCACCAAGCCGCCGGAGCAGTTCGACGAGCAGGTCCTCATCTGGGCGGGCAAAGTGAGGGACCTCTCCTACCACATGGAGGACGCCGTCGACAGTTTCATCGTGCGCGTGGTGGAGGACGGGCATGACCACGGATCCACCAACATGAAGAACAAAGTCAAGAAGTTCCTCAAAAAGACCACCAAACTGTTTACCAAAGGTAAGGCTCTTCATCAGATCTCCGGTGACATTGAAGAAGCTCAACGGCTCGCCAAGGAGTTGGGCGACCTGCGCCAAAGGTATATGATTGACGTGCAAGCCAAGGGTAATGGTGATGCCATTGACCCTCGTCTGAAGGCGGTGTACAAAGATGTCACGGAGCTCGTTGGGATAGATCACCTCAGAGATGAGCTGATCAAAAAGTTGTGTGATTGTGATGAAAGGTCGAAGGACCAATTAAGGACCATGTCTATTGTTGGATTTGGCGGGTTGGGCAAGACAACTCTCGCCAAAGCAGTGTATGACAAAATCAAAGTTCAGTTTGACAGTGTAGCTTTTGTTTCTGTGTCTCGGAATCCTGACATGGCCAAGATTTTCAAGAAGGTCTTATATGAACTTGACAAGAGCAAGTATGCAACCATCAACGAAGCTGCTAGGGACCATGAACAACTCATCGATGAATTGAGGAAGTTTCTTCACGATAAGAG GTACCTTATTGTAATTGATGATATGTGGGATGAAGAAACATGGGAACTTATCAAGTGTGCTTTCGCCGACAACTGTCTTGGTAGTCTAGTAATGATTACAACCCGCATAGGCAGTATCTCTAATGCATGTTGCTCTTCTGCTGATGATATAATATATCAGATGAAACCTCTTactgatgatgactccaaaagaCTCTTCTACAAAAGAATATTTCCTCAAGGAAGTAAGTGTCCAGCTGAATTGGAGCCAGTATCTAGAGAAATCTTAAAGAAATGTGGTGGAGTACCACTAGCCATCATTACAATTGCTAGTATGTTAGCAAGCTATGGTCCAGATCAACAGATAAAGCCAAAGTATCACTGGGACAACATACTTGGCTCTATTGGTCGTGGACTTGCAGAAGGTGGTAGTGCGAAGGAGATGCAGAGAATATTGTCCATTAGTTATTACGATTTACCTTCTCATTTGAAGACTTGTTTATTATATCTCAGTGTATTTCCAGAGGATTTTGAGATAAGGAGAGACCGGTTGATATGGATGTGGATAGCCGAAGGGTTTGTGCAAGGTGGAAAACAAGAAACTAGACTATTTGAGCTCGGAGAGAGTTACTTCAATGAGCTCACAAATAGAAACTTGATTCAACCAATACATGTTGACGCTGCAGGCAGGGCGAGAGGTTGTCGCGTGCATGATATGGTGCTTGATCTATTATGTTCCCTGTCCAGTGAACAAAACTTTGCTACAATATTAGATGGTACACAGCAAAGTAAACCTATTTCACACAGGAAGAGTCACAGATTATCTTTTCAAAATAGCATGTCAGAGCCCACCACCAATTTGGTCGATGCCAAAAGTATGCCAAAAGTTAGGTCTATTGTTCTCTTCAGAACATATATTGATCTAATCCAGACTATTTCATGCTTTCAAGTATTACGTGTATTGGATTTAGAAGGTTGTGAACTTGGGAGAAATCACCACCATATTGATCTCAGTTATATTGAGAATTTATTACACCTAAGGTATCTAGGGCTAAGAAACACTTTTGTTCGTGAGCTTCCTGTGGAAATAGGAAAGCTACAGTTTTTGGAGACACTGGACTTAGCAGGAAATGGATCAAGTGTAGAACCGATTCCGTCAAGTGTTGTCCGTCTAAGGCGTTTGATATTCCTAAATCCAGGCAATGCGGAGTTACCAGTTGGCATCGGGAGCATGACGTCCTTAGAAGAGCTGACTGGAAAATTGGTGGATGTGAAAGAGCTAGGGCAACTGGTCGAGCTGAGAGTATTACACCTTATTTGGAATGGGAAGGATGAGAGCGTGTGTAATTCTTTGGTGGTGTCCCTGGGCAATTTGCGGAAAATGCAGAATCTAAAAATTCACAATCTAAGTCCTGCAAGCTTTGATGTTTCCTGGGATAGTTGGGTGCCCAACCCACAGCTTCAATACCTTTGGTTTAAAGGATGGACCACAACATTGCCGAGGTGGGTTAATTCATCATCGTTTCCCCTCCTCTCCTCCATGCATGTTTCAGTGGACAGAGTGCGACCAGAAGTCGACATTCAAATCCTCGGCAAGCTTCCCGCTCTTTGTTTTCTCTGGCTTTGGGTCAACAAATCTCAGCACACTTGTGTCGAAACATTCGTCATTGGCGCTAATGCATTCCCATGTCTAAGAGTGTGCCAGTTCTGGCATTTTCTCACGGGGCCATCTATGTTTCCACGAGGAGCTATGCCAATGCTTGAATTCCTGCAGTTCGAAGCCCGAGCGTCAGATATTGTCAGAGGTGACCTGGATGTCGGCATGGGACACCTCCCTTCCCTTCGGCATGTGACGGTTGAGCTTTGGCTTGAGAAAGACAACTCTTCAGTTAAGTGCAAGGAGGAAGCGGATGCTGTGCTGAGGCATGCAGCGCACACCCATCCCAACCGTCCAACCCTTCATATCGTTGAAGATC ATACTTATAGCTATAAATGA